A window of Diabrotica virgifera virgifera chromosome 9, PGI_DIABVI_V3a contains these coding sequences:
- the LOC126891026 gene encoding uncharacterized protein LOC126891026: MASKPTCSTSVNKQNKKRWLSVREKQMIKSVYEGLRRRYQDMLKEDVAALCGDLTKVSARTVFRIIKGNKPIQKPIHKGRAKIVLDDSTKSIIRRKVHGFYLRNELPTLKDIQREVNADADDTLNKISMRVLRRTLHEMDFRYVKRSRKSLLIERDELVIWRRKYLQKIRDFRRLNKKIYYTDETWLNEGHTKSKVWQDLNIKSARQAFIEGLSTGLKAPSGKGRRLIITHIGSDSGFLQGGLNVFTSIKTSDYHEDMNSDVFEKWFSSIYRLW, encoded by the coding sequence ATGGCATCAAAACCAACGTGCAGTACATctgttaataaacaaaataaaaaaaggtggTTATCTGTGAGAGAAAAGCAAATGATAAAATCGGTTTACGAGGGATTGCGTAGAAGATATCAAGATATGCTTAAAGAGGACGTCGCGGCATTGTGTGGAGATTTAACGAAAGTATCGGCTCGTACGGTTTTCCGAATAATTAAAGGTAACAAACCTATCCAAAAACCAATCCATAAAGGACGTGCAAAAATTGTATTGGACGATAGTACGAAAAGTATAATCCGAAGAAAAGTTCATGGATTTTATTTGAGGAACGAACTGCCCACTTTAAAGGATATTCAACGAGAAGTTAATGCAGACGCAGATgatactttaaataaaatatcCATGAGAGTATTACGAAGAACATTACACGAAATGGACTTTCGGTATGTGAAGAGAAGTCGGAAAAGTTTGTTGATCGAGAGAGACGAATTAGTGATATGGCGGAGAAAATATTTGCAAAAAATTCGTGATTTTAGAcgacttaataaaaaaatttattatacgGACGAAACGTGGTTGAATGAGGGTCATACGAAATCGAAAGTATGGCAAGACTTGAATATTAAAAGTGCGCGACAGGCTTTCATTGAGGGACTTTCAACCGGCTTAAAAGCACCTTCGGGCAAAGGAAGACGTCTCATTATAACGCACATTGGAAGTGATTCAGGTTTTTTACAAGGTGGTTTAAATGTGTTTACCTCAATCAAAACGAGCGATTATCATGAGGATATGAATTCGGATGTATTTGAAAAGTGGTTTTCGTCTATATACCGACTCTGGTAG
- the LOC126891027 gene encoding uncharacterized protein LOC126891027: MDNAPYHSRRVEKIPTSASRKADIIDWLRSKNIDFDESMIKVQLLDIVREHKSSYIRFAVDEMARENDITVLRTPPYHCELNPIELIWAKIKNEVAQKNTTYKLKDVKLLLDQAIQNITASNWQSCITHTQKEEDKMWDVDTRVDVLIEPIIITPGEDSSDSELTIDSE, encoded by the coding sequence ATGGACAACGCACCTTATCACAGCCGTCGTGTGGAAAAAATACCGACTTCTGCATCTCGAAAGGCAGATATAATAGATTGGCTAAGAAGTAAAAATATAGATTTTGATGAATCCATGATAAAGGTTCAATTACTTGATATAGTGCGGGAACATAAGAGTTCATACATCAGATTTGCAGTAGACGAAATGGCACGTGAGAATGACATCACCGTATTAAGAACTCCACCATATCATTGTGAATTGAATCCCATCGAGCTGATATgggcaaaaataaaaaatgaggtAGCGCAAAAGAATACAACCTATAAATTAAAAGATGTCAAATTATTATTAGACCAAGCCATACAAAATATAACCGCTTCCAACTGGCAGTCATGCATTACACATACAcagaaagaagaagataaaatgTGGGACGTAGACACGCGTGTTGATGTTCTTATCGAGCCCATTATCATTACTCCAGGAGAAGACAGTAGTGATAGTGAATTAACAATAGATtcagaataa